The DNA segment TAATTCTTAATGAGATAGAAACACATTGTGACTcatttggagttgtttgtttatatatatttgatgaGAAATAAGATAATGATTTTGAGGATCCGCTATATTTTGAGTCCTTAAaagcaaataataataatgaaaagacATAAATGCAAATATGTCTAAAGTTTTTCTTTCATGCCCTTTGATATTAaagtgtttttgtttttcttcattgttGGAGTTGGTTAAAACTAATGAAGCTCAACACTTTGaactttgtaaaaaaaataattttcacttCTATAAACTAAGTATACCTACAAATAGAAATCACAAATAAACTCATAATTGTAAATATTATCAGAACTCATCCCAATtttaataagaaatatataGATTGATGGgttataagtataataaaactTGACTTCTTAATTTAGTTATGAGAACAAAGTGAGTATTTACACATTTTTCTCCTCTTTGTcccaattttaataatttaccaCTTTATATATATgctattataatatttttcttgttaTTTGATATTAAAGAGAATAAAATGTATGCTATTTTACATTCAATTCTTAATGATGTCATATTTTCTGTgattttttggtttttttttcccatttttttggttttttaaaGTATTGGTAcctaatatttttatcatagtAAGGTGATACACTTACTCCTCCTTCTATATAGAAACGTGTTAGAATAATTATTTCATTCTATGAGGtttctaaatatatatttttgtttaaacttTACTTAACACCATTTATGAAAGATATCTCATAGAATACATAATATTCTATTTCAAAAACACAActtcttaattttaataaaattttagatttaataaaattttattaaaatttaatttataaatgtaaatatttttaattgaatttttattaaaaaaataagtaactgtcgtttaaatttttcattaattGAGTGACATAATTCTTATCTTGTCCTGTCATTTTGTTCACTTATCTTTGTGTTAAAAAATATGAGATTTTgtgattaatataaaataatattataattaatataaaatatcaataaactcttattgttatttttattgaaaatgtaTTGGATAACAAATAAGTTCTTCATGTCTACATTAATGGTGACGACATCGATAATCTTTTGTTATTGTAAGTAGTGACATAAAAGTTATCGAAAAACATGACTATCTCATTATTCAACATGTTTTcgattaaaacaataaaagacCATTGTCATCTTATATTAACCACAATATTACATTAATTAGAAAGTTTCATATGTTTTAACACGTGGAGATAAATAATCAATATGATTAAACAAGATAACAATCAAATCAATCGCCTACTTGACGAAAAAGTTAAATGATAAAAACtcaactaaaaaatataaaattacaagTATTCAATagacattttattttaataaagaactaaattaaaattactcaaaaactttaaaccctaaatttaattaagtaatttttttattacaatcaAATAGTCAACATTATTATCATAAATATCTCCAAAAATCTTCAATAATTTATTCTGCAAAGCACACATTGTGATAAATACTCAATCATAACATCACATGTATTAAATTTCActttttaatcaaatttaaatttgcTTCAATATTCACATCTTCAATAATAATGAGTTTTTACACTAAACATGAGATCAATATAGCAAGCCCACACTTACCTTTTCTCATATTATCTTTACTAGTTTTATACTTTTTCACTCCCTttcacataatttaaaaaactttaattttgttAACTTTATTGCTTTTTATTATCTCATTCAATCAAAGgcttaaataaatgataaaaaaaacattacaaaatttcaaggtgaaaaataggaaaaattTGTTggaatcaaaagaaaaatcttCAAAATTATCTAGAtccaaaaacttatttaaataaaaaattacatatacCAATAATGTTTAAATGTTGAGGTGTGATTTAAGAGACACTTCATCACTTTAACATATGCTAACAGAcaacaagaaataaaaaaaaaaaaacaaaggaaTATTTTCAATAGAAAGCATAAACAAAATCcacatattataaatattaaaaattatttaagtaaaaaattaaattaataatatataaatttatattcaaatggattataataattataccCAAACATTTTTTTCCTATAAATTATAACAGGtcaattttttcttatatttttaaatcacAACTTTTTTATGAGAGCTGACTATTATCCATTccacaaaactagtttttttttggtGGAAAATTTTCGTATATGGAAATCTTAAAAATTTGTCCTCGTTAAACCATCCACGTCATCATCATAACACTGGTGAATAAAATAATCTCTTATAACTGCCACAAGAAAATTCAATCAATCGaccaagaaaaaaaacattacaacaaaaaaacaattaataaaatttgttcCTTTTCTCAACTTCCATCGTCATGGCGGTTTCGGGGTTGAGAAGCGGTGGTTTACCGCTCTTCCACCaccatcaccaccaccacctccgCTTCCTTCAATCCCCTCCTTCCTTCGCGAAATTCAATATTTTTCGCTCCAAGTCGAAGAAGGGCTTCACTGTCTTCGCTCGCTACGCACAAACGCGGGACCTTTTCTCCTCTCGTCGATTTCAAGGTTCcctttttcttcacttttcttctACATGCTCTCTCGCTTTTCAAATTTAACGAACTGGGTGTTTTTGTGGTGTCAGATAGCATGCAGGAGCTTCCGAAGCTGGTGGAGGACATTGTTGAGACATCCTTAAACACCGGTCCCAGGGGTGTCCTTAGGTTGGCTCAAGGGGTTCAAGCCTTCATTGGCGTTGGTCAGGAGTGGTTAATTGATGTCTCTAAGGTAACCATAACACTTTATCACATGGTTTGGTCAACAGCTTAATTCGAGAAGAGCTTGTGTCGTAAGTGCATAATtcaattaaagattattttgcCGAGTTTAGTAGAGAAGCTCATCAGAATAGATTATgggtatattttatttttccttttcaaatttagaaCCTGCTCTTGTTGTCTTGCTTCCTTATGAAAATAGTTAATATTCATCTATTtctatcttaatatttttttatgaaaatttgggACAGAGTTATTAACTCTTGCATCATTTGTAGTCGGCAAATACATCTGCTGGATTACCGACTGTAATGCAGCTTGGTTTAGTCTCCCCCTTTTATTTGAGGAGGTTGTTTGAACGCATGGGCGCAACCTATATCAAATTGGGTCAGGTATGAATGGATTCCACAACTTATTCCTTCCCCTCCCAGTTTGTATTTCATAATATTGAGTAAAAAACGATTCTACTTGTTTTGTTTCAGTATAAAATGGCTATATCAtcagtatttaatattttaattaactttagTTGAAGAGTAGTGCTGGTTAAAATTTATAAGTTATAGCCATgtgatattatcattttttcaATACAGAAGTTATTTCTAATTTGGTAGTTGATCTTCTTTATGCCATGCAATGCACCTTTGTACTGATGGTTATATTTGGTTCTCTGTGGTAGTTCATAGCATCTGCGCCAACACTGTTTCCACCTGAGTATGTACAAGAATTCCAAAATTGTTTTGATAGAGCTCCTCCTGTTCCTTTTGAGGAAATTGAATCTATATTGCGTAAGGAACTAGGAAAACCATTGGAAAGTGTTTATGAATACATTGACCCAACACCCCTTGCTTCTGCTTCTATAGCACAGGTATATCATATGCACTTAtatttctctttcaaaatcttttaTTTGGATTACTATGTGGCTTCTAATACAATATATTACATATAGGTTCATGGTGCAAGGCTAAAAGGGTCACAGGAGGATGTGGTCATAAAGGTCTTAAAACCAGGAATAGAAGACATATTAGTGGCAGatcttaattttgtttatgtTGTTGCTCGAATATTGGAGTTCTTGAGTCCTGAAATAAGCCGAACATCACTTGTAAGTAATATGGGCACTTTTTTACCTCTATATGGATATTTTTGCCACAACatgaaaaataatgtttttttctttataagcGCATCTGTTCCCAAAACCGGAATAAAATTCTTAACTATGCTGCCTATATTTTATCCTCCTTTGTTCTTATCCTTTGTACtaaaatcattttgttttctaGTATGTTATATAGAAAAGAAATTTGGAACTTTTTTCACAATACttgttattttcttgattgtaaATAAATGGTAGTGGTTagaattttcttgtaatgatagAAATTTTTTAGTAGGTTGGTATTGTCAAAGATATACGCGAGTCTATGCTTGAAGAAGTTGACTTTTATAAGGAAGCTGCAAATATTGAGGCTTTCAGGAGATATTTAGAAGCAATGGGACTAACAGGGAATGCAACAGCTCCCAGAGTGTATCAGTACTGCAGTACAAAGAAAGTTTTAACTATGCAAAGACTGTATGGAGTTCCTCTTACTGATCTGGATTCCATAAGTTCGTTAGTTTCTAATCCAGAAACCAGCCTTATAACTGCTCTCAATGTGTGGTATGACTCTGAAATTCTATTTTGCAGTTAGTATTTCCTTACATCTTCTCCTTTTTTAAGGTGAAATTTTTGTATCTTGGTATAAAATATTGTTGCAGGTTTGGAAGTTTGCTTGGATGTGAATCTTTTCATGCAGATGTACATGCAGGAAATCTGTGGCTTCTACGTGATGGCCGTATTGGGTTTCTTGACTTTGGTATGCTTCAGTTTCGTCTTCTTTGTGCACATTTACTGATATGGTTTTAACCTTTTGTTGTACATTTCTCATCATAAATATTCCAAGGTTTGAAATAGTCTAtacattttatttgaaattgagGTATTTTTTCACGTTTCTATCAATGAGTTTATTCTTCAGCTAAACTTTAATCATTGTTgttttgcttaatttttttatgtgctTGTTTACCGTTTCTTTTctaaaacctacaagttttacAGTATTCGGTTGTGTTATGCACATATTTGTTGGGGATTTGTGTGCTACAAGTTTTAGcctatacaaaaaaaattatctgcAGGAATTGTTGGTCGTATATCCCCTAAAACATGGGCTGCTATGGAAGTCTTCTTGGGATCAATTGCTATTGAAGATTATGACTCCATGTCATCGGCCTTAATTGAAATGGGTGCTACTGACAAGGATGTCGATGCTAAAGCCTTTGCCAGAGATTTGGAAAAAGTATTCTCATCACTTAAGGCAAGTATTGTAACTCACTAATAGTTACTCACTTGTCAGCCATAGGTGACTACATAAGTGAATGTGTATGTATTGTGCTAATTTGAGATCTTACATTAAATAGATATATGATcagattataatatataagtgcaTATAAATTTCACCctataagttgattttataaggttgaattaggcttaaaagTAACTTTGTATGAGTTTACACACACGCTTTTAGTCTTTCAGCCTTGATCAATTGCACTAAATCCCATGTTTGGAATTTTTCTCTGCATACTCACAATAGAATATATCAATGCTCTCGCTTAATGAATCCATTATGGATTTGGATCCTTTCATACTAGAGTTTCACGTGACATGGTTGTGTGGGGAGAGAGAGACTTGGACCTTACTTTTGATAAATGTGTAGAGAGACCTGCTGTTTATTCATACATCTATCATTCCTTGCACACGTGGTCCTGAGaaaattaatgattatttaAGTATGTATGCATGTATGTATATCAGTCTCCTTGTgtgaatttaaaattgattgtaAACAATGTTTAGCATTCtagttaagaaaaaatattaagatatcTCATTTATTAGGTGGTCTATATTCATGCCTCTTAAATTCCAGGGGTTTAGGTTGAATAATATAAAGAGATCTTATTATATTTCTTaggaagtggactttaagttcAATTCAACCTTATAAACCGGCTTGTAAGGTGAGCTTTGCATCCAGTTATATATTATGGATTGatcttatctctagtcgatgaaAGATCTCCAATGGACCCCCTCATGTCGAGACCAGTCAATTCGTGCGTGAGACTGTatatttatgggtggtccgatattGGTAATACAATAGGCTCAATAAACTCTCAGCTATGATAGACTCTAAATAACTCTGATACCATCTTAGGAGGTGGACTTTAAGCCtgactcaatcttataaaactggTTTGTAAagtaaggtttgcacccatttatatattatgaactGACTTTATCTCtaagtcgatgtgagatctccaataaTATTAGTTATCTAATAGGCAGAATAAGGTATTTTTTTCCCATTATTTG comes from the Phaseolus vulgaris cultivar G19833 chromosome 8, P. vulgaris v2.0, whole genome shotgun sequence genome and includes:
- the LOC137827215 gene encoding uncharacterized aarF domain-containing protein kinase At5g05200, chloroplastic — translated: MAVSGLRSGGLPLFHHHHHHHLRFLQSPPSFAKFNIFRSKSKKGFTVFARYAQTRDLFSSRRFQDSMQELPKLVEDIVETSLNTGPRGVLRLAQGVQAFIGVGQEWLIDVSKSANTSAGLPTVMQLGLVSPFYLRRLFERMGATYIKLGQFIASAPTLFPPEYVQEFQNCFDRAPPVPFEEIESILRKELGKPLESVYEYIDPTPLASASIAQVHGARLKGSQEDVVIKVLKPGIEDILVADLNFVYVVARILEFLSPEISRTSLVGIVKDIRESMLEEVDFYKEAANIEAFRRYLEAMGLTGNATAPRVYQYCSTKKVLTMQRLYGVPLTDLDSISSLVSNPETSLITALNVWFGSLLGCESFHADVHAGNLWLLRDGRIGFLDFGIVGRISPKTWAAMEVFLGSIAIEDYDSMSSALIEMGATDKDVDAKAFARDLEKVFSSLKELDTEIVVTTTSGTATNRTAVGANIVVDERQMNALFLDVVRVSESYGLKFPREFALLLKQLLYFDRYTRLLAPNLNMLQDQRISISSNRRSMYTDNY